The Ptychodera flava strain L36383 chromosome 14, AS_Pfla_20210202, whole genome shotgun sequence genome segment cgagaacagtgctgtcgactaaacatatttggttttgaacatggaggtatcttttagctccatggttttgaactacaTGTACGCCCGATAtaaggactagatgttacacgacagcgcaattgtgctacctgcagtcgacagtcaagtttacgtttcgctgcgtttgtttgtggaccgctagaacattttgcttgctcgttggtcttcaacccaaagttcacaaggccgactgttCACAAGGCCACAAGGCCGATACAAACTTATTTAAGCGGCCTTGTcgtaacagttttgtcgagttgcacgatccgtctTGTATACTcactctcagaggccgagagtagggcttcaaattgtttcgatgtataccgttttacgactggcgtgcaaaactcaccgtcatcctgggctgtagcctaaatgtcgcaaaaattgcgtcttttaagattttacggtatcattaactgatcgtgtcgcgatgtttttcagcagtatcgagtgtctgtcaaacttttcagagtcattttaataactttacgctttcaaagggcgatgagacccagcaatcgctcaggcaaaacttttcgatcagaaattatgcattcatttccgcgagtaaCGTGTGTcgttcatgttgtctgcaatttctatacgCTCGATCTCGATAGCAAAATGAGAGCGGCGTTTGTCATGTGtatttttccaatgaaatctTGCTGCAGCAGCATATTAATCTCCtctatgaaccgtttatgttttgaacccttctattgaaaatcaaagtaaagaaaactgagtcagtttgataaaatgaagggctgtattataAATTCCGAAAAGTTgaagtgtggaactagtgaagtgatactgggtgttgtCATCATATAGGCCTAACACcgatatgctaacattaccaggggtacactcactagacgagtattattataatattatatcgcattgttgcaccaatcaatccattccattgctagaatctgcatgcacggacgtaattcatactgatctgaatatAATTAGCTGCACTGTGCTTTGCGCGCCGATCGCAGGGATCAGACTATTAGTAAATGTAAAATgtcgcaaaataaaaaaattactatgttgcgacattgtcaacccccCTCCCTGTCTGGCTTACCGCAGCAAATTCCCtactaccaggacacgaagtgcgatcaaccctgttgccccgcactccctcGGTGGAAAACATAAATAGGTGCAtggcattcaagtctgaattacatgattcaaagtcagtcatcatctgcatctgttacaggtcttgacggagaaattttaattatttatttcaaattccagtcggtcataaggaccgaaaTGTTGCtgaaaactttcggcccgaagagaaatctgtcggtctcggaccgtcggaccgacgttaatttcgcacactggtaTAGACTGTGTACCCTCCACTAGGAATTCCGCAAGTCCATGATGCTATATCAGGTAGTAACACATACACTGCCTGCTGTAAAACTCAACACAAAggtatttgtgaaaattgaggTGACAGCGATCTCCTTTCAGACATGACACAGTCAAAGGTCAACACAAAGAAAGCTGACTGTCAAAGAAAGCTGTCACCCGGACCATGAATGAACTCTTTTCTCAACAGATGACAATGGTGGATTGTACAGCACACGTACAGCGTACCACCCTTGCTATTGTCACCTACTGATCAATCATCTTGACCAGGAACAATCTTTTTCTTTGATGACATTTGCCACTGGCAACAGCTATTTGGTGTCAAAACAGTTCACCTCAACAACTTTCAGTGACTGCATTTTTTCAGTGTTGACTCaagaaagggaaaaaaactTTCCTGTGAGTCTAAACAAGAACAAATATCATAGTTggagaaaaaatggatatagcTGGTGGCTCTGAATACAATTTCTCTCAATATTTAACAAAACTGGACATAATCTGCTCCACTTATCACCACTTATCTTTGCTTGTTTATGCTCTATTTCATACGTACTGCCTTCCGCAAAATGATGGAAAACAGGCTTAGTCTATGCAGTAGAAATTAGCATAGGTCAGATGACTGGCTTTTCATGTTCTTTGACCTCAGAGTGGGCTGATGTTGCGCTTTAGTTGTATGGTGTTATACagataaatgttgaaaatgtacaTTCATTCACATATCGCTGCACAAATGAGTTCACTGAAAGGTCTGTAAACTAAATAACCCACACACTGTCCTCCAGTGGGCCACATGGTTGAAAAACTTTCCCTTTCACCACCAACCCCATATCCCTGTGTAGAAGTCcaattttttcattgaaaacaatggaacTGGGTCAAACTATGATGGGAAAAGGGTGAAATCACACTGGTGACAGAGGCAACTGAGTTTAAGTTGATCAAATTTCCAGCTtccttgtgtttgataatttaaaaGGTATAATTCACACACTGGCATTTGATTAGAAATGGTACAAAGTATTGCAAAAAAAACGTAGATAATTGGAGTGATGAAGATAATTATTATCATCAATGGCATTCCTGTTTATTGCTGCAAATTTCCAGAATCAGGcatgaaatatttgtttcttcGAAACACGTTCCGACAAATAAACAGTTGTTTTTAAACCTCTTGTGGAAAGCTTTTCAATGTTCATGAAAGATGATGCAATGACTGGTTCAAAAACTGAAGGCAAAAACATCCGCTGCTTCTTGTTTGCtatgttgaaaaaattgttatttATAGTTTAATgaggattttaatcagattattTTAATTGCTGGTTTGGTTGAAATATCATAGCAAAGCTTAAGACAGTGTATTCAAATCCAGTCAAATATCATCactcacaaacacacacacacacacactctgacTGCAAGATATACTTCGTTTACTTTACCAAAACTGTGGACGTACAGGTGTCATTAACTCCACTATATCAAATAAGCCAGTATGAAATGGCTGTATTTGAAAAAAGATTTGATTTGCCTGTCAAATAGAGAACTGAAACCTGACACCTTAACAACACATATCTCTTTTCCCCTCAGCTTGTAATGTCTACATACCATAGAAACAAGACAGCCAGGCATTTTATTGTGGTTAAATTCCTCTCAACCTCAGGGTAAACCTgtccaatttgcatattgtgcTAAAACAAGACACCTATTGCTGAGACCCATGGAAAGCATACCTGATTTTCTTCTGATTGTCCTGTTTGTAGGTCAGCCGATCTGTCAGTTTCAGGGTCATTCCGTGGCGGAGGAAGTGAGCTGAGCAGACTGTGTTCACATTTTCCAGTGGTTCTGTCACTGCCTTCCCTGTTTTCTGTGCCACACTCTGTTGCGTTTGTATCAGTCTTTGCATCGCTGGTTCCACACAGTCAGCTTCCCCTGTCACTTCACCAGAACTTCCTCTACTGCTGCTCGGCGCTGAATCTGAAGTCTGTGATTTATAACTGCAGCTGGCTTGATTGTCCCAATCTCCATCACTGCCTGGCTCCATGGATGTCTTACGCTTCATTTCATCTAGGTATTTCTGACAcaactttttcatttccttgTCCTCCTCTGTctcctcttcctcctcctcatcatcatcatcaccgtcgTCAGAGCTACTGTCGACAAAATCAACACCCAACCTGCAAAGATGTGTCAAATTCAAGAAACAAATGTAAGAAAATTTGGAAGAAGGACTGACTTACAAAGACGTCAGTGTTCCGTCATTAATatgcaacaacaatattttttcaaaagtttttgactAGATCTTTGGAAATTAAACTGATGTTTTGTTATTACCAATGTTCTTATTGAATTTATGAAATCGCATGCCAAAAGACAAGACCACAAACTGCAGTGATAGTGACAGATActcaaaagaaaatatttgaccAAATTTTGTCAGCAGCAGATGCGTGCACACACTGTTGCATTTATTTAATAACAAAACTAAAATTGTAATCAGTGTTCTTTGGGAAGCAAAATGTCGTGGAAAATCATGAGTTGTACCACGCACCAAAGAATCCACAAACAAACCTCTACATTACACGCAAAGTGTTTTTGCCTTTTGGAAATACTATTCAAACAtttatcctgaaaagtattaaACATAGTGGTGTAAGGGTCCCAGTTCAAGAGCAACACTTCATGGGCCAACACATTATCATATTGTCTGCAGATGCATCTGTACACTCACCAAAGTCGTTGTTTCTTTCCTCCACTGTGACCTTTGCCATTGGATTTTCGCTTCATTGAGGATCCTGATGATACCGCTGCCTCTGTGGCTGCTGCTTGCATGCCTACAATGTAGATCAATTTGAGATGAAtagatcaaaatattttatgtctACAAAGGGAAAGGATACATAATTATAGATATGCACAGATCATATGTGAGTTTTTCTGGACAAAATTTGGTTCAGTtgcttaaagcgcagtggtcgtcgcgctgcgcatcctcctgaggggtccccctctgttgtaaacaaatccaagaacgccgcacatgttacgggttgattgtaatgtttgcgatattgccgcttgttaaaatggcggctgatctgtcacaagcataccaactaaccaaatgtaacacgcaataaaaggtcaattaatctaagtttatatctgctgaatattgaacaataattgcacgctggattgagatcacatttgctcatgattttcttgaatcagttgaatggggctcggctactgttatcgctcgagccatagagctagacgtacgcatgtacgcatgtatacgccaacagaccatcaacgaccgggctctagttttcgacatcgctagcaaggacgagagctttcatttcaagaggcccgacaggagtacaacaagttgtacaaagacaacaactcaaactacagaaatctacagctcgcagagcaatgcccgctgcagcaagaagcatctctgcatctgttccgttccgtggtccgTGTGAAACCGTCCGTGTcacgggtatatggcgcgctacactctgctgtggagaatccaactcaatacaaagtttaccccgttttggggtgcaaacgagaattctgagtacaggtatcaagtcaagcgaaggacctttcataggtcttcttgttatgtggggttatctcacttgaaagaggattcagacctacccggcaatcaggaggtacaacaacgaagtttgcccagcaccggtaggcctacacacaggcgcttggcacattgctggg includes the following:
- the LOC139149462 gene encoding splicing regulator SDE2-like is translated as MSALCTFNGQLRCVDLDDGMLYNARRLKSQICQDKGLDADDFYVVWNGKIVEDEAKLRTDAIYHVCFRLPGGKGGFGSMLRMIGAQIEKTTNREACRDLSGRRLRDVNDEKRLAEWLKKQADKERERQARKREKLERMASEPKHIFNDQKYSQQKESIMENVHDALSQGMQAAATEAAVSSGSSMKRKSNGKGHSGGKKQRLWLGVDFVDSSSDDGDDDDEEEEEETEEDKEMKKLCQKYLDEMKRKTSMEPGSDGDWDNQASCSYKSQTSDSAPSSSRGSSGEVTGEADCVEPAMQRLIQTQQSVAQKTGKAVTEPLENVNTVCSAHFLRHGMTLKLTDRLTYKQDNQKKIRLVK